TAGAGCATCGGAAACGTTCTGCCCTCACCGATTACGGTGAGCGCCTTTTCCATCAACGCGGGATTCATGCCGCGATAAAACCGCAAAGAAAGCTGTGGCTCGATGGCGTGAACCGTGCGTGTGGCTTCCATGGCCAGCAGCGCAAAGCGGTCGGCATTGGCTTCGTGGGGCCGGCCTTTGCCGCCGATGATCACGCGGCCGTGCACGCGCGTGTTGCGCGCCGCCATCAACCGCCACAACGCTTGCATGAGCGCCAGCGCCTCGTCTTCCGTGAGCACACCACGGTCGAGGTCACGCGCGTAGAAGTCGCCCAAATAGACATCCATGCGGCCATAGTTGCGCACGTCCGCCACGAGCGCATACAGCCAGAACAACTGCCTGGCTTCCCGCAATGTTTGCGGCTTTGATTGCGCGATGGAGTCGAGGGATTGGGCGATTCCCAGCAACTCCAGTCGGGCCGGCCGGGTTGCAGCAAGCGTCCGCGCTTGTGCAGCGTAATGCTTGCAGACTTCAACAAAGACTTCGAGCGCGATTTTCATGCCATCATATAGCCTTACATCTCCGCCATTCGCAGCCGCAGAATTTCGCTGCCGTTCCACTTCCTCAAACAGGCCGGGCACACCAAGAGCCATGAGCTTGCCAAAATCGATGGTGCCGCCAGTCATGCGATAAAGCGGAAAGGCAATGCCGGAATCGGCCATCCAATTGTCGGAAGGCAGATGGCGGGCCATGTGGCTGGGAAAGGCAGCGCGCAATTTGCTCGAAGTATCTTCGCCCTGCCAGAATGCAAGCATATCCGCTATCGCCCGGCGCTGGGCGGCATCGCGCTCGTGGGCTTGCAGTTCTTGCTCGATCTCTTTACTTTGGCAATAATAACCGAACGCCGTCGGTCCCCATTCATCCGGACTGACGCCAACCAAGGCGTGGGCAAGGCGGCCGGCAAACCGATCGTGCTCTTCGATCTCGGCCAGTGTTGCCGGAAATTGCGCGCGCAGGCACATGGCCTCGCGCAGCGCCGGATGCTCGTGTTGATAGGCGCGGTAGGTCGCGGTGAATGTCAGCTCGCGGCTGAGTCGATCGTTCGGCGACATGAGTGGACTCCGCTCGGATGTGGTCCAGCCGGACCAAGTAGAGGGTGTTCATGTTATTCAATACGCCTGCAGCATCGCTGACCGGCGGCCGGCAGGACGCATCCGGCCGGCCCGGCAGGCATTCCCTAAAAGCTAGCAGCTCTCCACTGAAAATCTTGTTCCGGCTTGACCATTTGTTGTGTTCTATTGATGTTCCATCCCCCAAAGGCAGGCAGACGATGAGCATTCTGCGAATGACAGCGAAGGGTTTGATCGATCCCGAGACCGAAACCCATTATGCTTTTCACAAAAGCCTGAAACACATCACGTTCGTGCATTGCCACGACTTCTTCGAGCTGTTCTTGATTACCCACGGCGCCGTCACGCATCGGATCAACGGCAGACGGCAGACGCTCACCGAAGGGGCGCTCGTCTTCATGCGACCGGATGACGTGCACTGCTACGAAAAAATCGCGGGCCGCGATTGCGAGCTGATCAATCTCGCCTTTCCGCGGCAGACGGTGCGCGAGTTGTTCGACTATTTGGGGAAAGGCTTTCGCCCAAACCGGCTGCTTGCACCGACACTGCCGCCGAGCGTTATTCTTCCCAAATCAGAAACCACGTTGGTGAAAGCAAAGCTCGAGCAGCTTCATACGATTCCGCCAACCCACAAACCGGAGATGCGCACGCAGCTTCGCATTTTACTCGTGGATTTTTTCTCCCGCTATTTTTCGCGCCAACGGGCGCGGGCGAAAAAGTCGATTCCGGACTGGCTGGACTGGCTGTTGCACGAGATGCACAAGAAGGAAAATTTCGCGCCGGGATTGGGCGTGATGCAGAAGCTCGCGCGCCGCAGCCCGGAACACCTCAGCCGCGTGTTCAAGGCTCAGTTCGGCACGACCCCGACGCAGTTCATCACCGAATTGCGGTTGAATTACGCAGCGAATCTATTGGCAAGCACGGATGAAACCATCGCCTTCATTGCGATGGAGGTGGGTTTCGGAAATCTCAGCCATTTCTATCACGTTTTCAAAAAGCGTTTCAGCGTCTCTCCCAGGCAATTTCGTGTGCAGCACAAGAGATCAGCAATTCCGTAACACAAGCCGCCGGCGCACAGGCATGCGTGGGCGAATGCCGGCTGGGTCAGACCGCCGGTTCGCTAATCATCCATTCGAGCCGGCGCAGTGGTGGGCGCGCAGTGCGGGCTGAGTGAGTATTTCACCAACGCATTGAGCAACAACGCAGCGAAAGGATCGTGGCCGAGGGCGTCGGCGAGACGCAAGGTGCACAAGAGCAGCTTCCCCTGGCCGACTTTCATTTGCAGCACGCTGGCCGAGTTCAAATGCAGCCAGCCGACATACATCCCGGCAAGAACATCGGAAAAGTTCGCCGCCGCCAGGCCGGTGATCACCGTGCGCGGTGCCACGTGCTCGGCTTCAAACTCCAGGAACCTTCCCACACCAAGATCGCGAAACGGCGGCCGGTTGTTGCGCAGCCAGTTGAGATTCGAAGCCCAATTGCCGTCGTACCATTCCGCCGCGCGGCTGGTCAGCACAAATGGAAAAGCCGCCGGCAGCTTGGTGGTGCTGTCAATCAAACAAATGGCGCTTTCGCCCTTTCGCAGCCTTTGCAGAAGCTCGTCATCAAGCACATTGGTCACCAGCGCGGCACTCTGCGCAGAGGATTCTTTCGGAAGAAAACCAGCGGCATGCGCAGCCTGGGCAAACGCGCCGAGAGTTTTGTCGGGATCATGAAGGCGAATCGCGGCGGGCGCAGCGAGGCGGGGATAGACCAAAACTTCCACCGCATTTTGCGCGAGCAGCTCACCGCCGGCGGGAGTGGTGAGCTGAAATTGCAGGCGCACGCGCTGGGGGGAAGTCACTTCGGGCAAGGCCAGGCGCAGCGACGCAATGCTTTTGACTTCCGTGCGCGCGATTGGCGGAATCGCCAGCTCGCCGGTCGCACCGAAAGAAGCCTGCCAACGCAACTTGGCCGGCGCGACTTCCACCGCGCTGTAATGCGAGAGCCAAAGCTCGATCTCCACGGTTTCATCATCCCAATAATTGTATTTCACCGGTCGGGGAATGATCACGTCCTGCTGCTGAATGTTGGCCAGATCGTCGGCGTAAATTTTCACATTGCGCCACATATCGAGCAAACCGTTACACTCCCAGTTGATGTCCGTGAACTCGGTGATGACGTAACCTTGTATTTCTGGCTTCAGCCGAATCTGCTCGATTTCATATTTCAACGCCAGGAACTGCGCGCGCTGGCTCTCTTCCGCAAGTTGATTGTAGCTCTCGAAAATCTCATCATACTGAAAATCTTTGAAGCGTTGTTGCACGCCTTGGGGTAACGTCACTTGCCGGCCGCCGAAATCGCGCGCAAACCACCACGGCATCTCTTCCGGCAGCTTGGGCAAGCCCCAATTGCCGAACTCGGAAAGCAACAAGGGCTCCTTGCCGGTTTCCTGCGCATCGCCAAACTCGCTGAACAACCACTTGGGACGTTGGGCAAAGTCGCTGATGGTTTGATCGAAGCGGTGGCGGTTTTCCGGGATCGCCCAATACGTATGATAATCGTTGAGGTCGGTCTTCATGTGAAAGTTGCCCCAGCACGCGCTATTGTCCACGATGAGCCTGCCGGTCGCCCGTTGCTTCGCGCGATCAAAAGCCGAGAGCAGCCATTGCCGTTGTTCAGGTTGTTTCAAATCCACTCCCCAGCTCTCATTGCTGAGACTGATGATCACAAGCGAGGGATGATTCCAATCGCGGTCGAGCATGGCTTCCAACGTTTCTTCACCTCGGCGCGCGGCTGCGGAGGTGAACACGTCCCAATTCGGGATTTCATACCACACGAGCAGGCCGATTTCATCGGCGACTTTCAAATAGCGCGGATCGGGAACCTTAATATGGCAGCGCAGCATATTCAAGCCGAGGCGCTTCGCCTTCAACATTTCGTCGCGCAGGTATTCTTCCGAAGGCGTAGTGTAAATCGTCTCGGGATAGAAATCCTGATCGAGCGCGGCCATGAGATAAAACGGCTCGCCGTTGAGATAAAGCAGCTTGTCTCTAGCTTCGATTGCGCGGAAGCCGAAGCGCTCGATGATTTGGTCATGCTTTCCAAGCAGCAATTCCGCTTCATAGAGCTGCGGCGAGTCAAGGCTCCAAAGCTGCGGCTGGGGAACGAGGCCTTCGAGCCGCGCTTTCTGCTGCGACGACGAAATCAGCTTGGAAATTTGCAGGACTTCATGCTTTTGTGGATCAAAGACGCGCAACGAAAGTTGTTCCGTTGCGCTCGTGTTTTCTCCCCGGCTAAGATCCACGTCGACGGAGATTTTTCCGGCTACTGTCGGCGTAATGTGAATCTTCGTGAAGTGCCGTGCGGGTTTGATGGCCAGGTGCACGCTTTGCCACAAGCCGCTGGTCTGCACATACCAATTCTGCTTGCCATGCGGAATGTGCCAGTAGCTGATGCCTTCGGTGCCGGTTTCTGTCGGTTCTGGATCCAGCACGCGTACAATGACTTCATTCTCACCAGGGTTCACCGCTTGCCGAATCTCGCAAGCAAACGGCGTGTAGCCGCCTTCGTGTCTGCCTACACGCCGGCCGTTCACGAAAACCTCGGCAACATAATCCACGGCGCCAAACTCGAGCAGCACCGTTTCGTCGGCTTTGAGTTTGGGAAGCGTAAATGTCCTGCGATACCATGCCACGCCTTGATAGTCGCGCAGATCGGCAAACTGCGCCTGCCATGAAAGCGGAACTTTCGCCGTGCGCCAGCTCGCGTGTTCGCGCACATTGTCGATGCCGAACGCGGCGCTGCTGTCGACGGCAAACTGCCATTCGCCGTCGAGCGAGAGGATTTGTGCGGAAGCCATCGGCGAAACCATAAGAGTGCCACAGACTGCCAGCCTGCAAATCAAACCAAAAATCACAGTGAAAGCAGGTTCTGTCATCATCACTCCCACTGGCCACTCGGCCTGACTGGAGTTCATCCCGTGCGACGGTTTGGGTTCAGCCACAAATGACCCAATCGCTTTTGCCCATTCAATGTGGTTTCAAAATACACGCCTTTGATGGTGGCAAACACTTGCGGAAAGTCATGATGATCCCCGCATGCCGTGGCCACGCAATCGCCCGGGCCGATTGCGTAGAACGTGCCTTCGGAAACGGCCAGGCCTTCGCCTTCATGGATAATCCAGTATTCATCACAATCATGATAATGATTATCGAAATCCGTCGTGCGGGAGTAATCCGTGGGATCACCGGCGTTTTGAGGATGATCGCTGTTGGCAAGCGTGAACACGCCGCAGCCGCCGGTTTCCTCGCCCCAATGGCCGCAGACGCGCACCAACACGGTTGGCGAGAAAACCTCTTTTGCTTCAAACCGATCCACTGTCGTGCTGAGCTCAACGACGTCGCTTGCTTGCATGATGCTCGTGCGTCTCCCGACTGTGATGCGACAATGCCCTTCGCAAACGAAGAGCTTCTCTTTTGGGGAAACTCGAGCAAAAGCATGCGCAGCGCCCTCGTTTAATCTTACGATTTCGCAGTACTCCATTTCACACCACGAAGGCGCGAGCTTTCTTCCGCATTTGAAAACGGGCATGGGCGCACCCTTGATTGGTTACGCAGCCCGGCCGGCTCGACTGAGACTCGTTTCACCCAGTCCGCCGCACTGCGCTGCGGCTACTTCTTCTTCCCGGCGCTCGTAGCCGATCGAGTGGCCGCGAAAGTTCTTGGTAAACCAGGAAATCGTTACGGGCATCCATTCCTTGAAAGGTGTAGTCCGATAGTTTGTTTCCGCCCTGATTCGCTCCACACTGAAAATCGCGGTACGCCGCGTATTGAAGGGAAACACATCGCCGGCGGGATGGCGGCTGAGCGAGTGCCGGTCAAAGACATTTTGATCCACGTGCACCAACTCTGGCTTGCAAGCAAGCAGACGGCCCAGCGCATGCAAATATTCGTTGAGTGAGAAAACCTCCTCTGCTGCGACGTTGAAGGCCCTCCCCCGCGATTGCGGAAAGTCGAGGAGATTGGCAAACGCGCGTGCCACATCTTCGACATAGACTTGCTGAAAGGCGAAATCGCCGCTCCCCGGAATCAACAGCGGTTTGCCGTCCAGAATGCGCTCGATCCAGAAGAAATCGCGTTTGGCCGGATCATTGGGCCCGCTGACAAACGTCGGCCGCAACACCGTCACCGGAAAGCGCTTTTCATCATGGGCCTTCCACAAGATTTCTTCGCATTGGCGTTTCTTGATTCCGTAATCCATGCCGAACGGATTGCGCGGCCAGAATTCCATCACCGGCGCCTGGTCTTGATCTTCGGTGATCGGGCATTGCAGCTCATTCGATACCATGTAAACCGAAATCGTGCTGCAATGAATGAACCGCCCGACTTTGCCGCGAAACACTTTCACTGCCAGTTGTGATTCTTCCGGCTCGTACGCGACCATGTCATACACGACGTCCCAAGTCCGGCACGGCAGCGCCGCGAGATCGGCTTCGTTTCTGCGGTCGCCACGGATGTGCTGTAACTGCGCTGTCCTCGTGAGCAGGCTTGTGGATATCCCGCGCGTGAATACCGTCACGTGATGCC
The nucleotide sequence above comes from bacterium. Encoded proteins:
- a CDS encoding NAD-dependent epimerase/dehydratase family protein, with translation MNILITGGTGFISTRLTQQLLDAGHHVTVFTRGISTSLLTRTAQLQHIRGDRRNEADLAALPCRTWDVVYDMVAYEPEESQLAVKVFRGKVGRFIHCSTISVYMVSNELQCPITEDQDQAPVMEFWPRNPFGMDYGIKKRQCEEILWKAHDEKRFPVTVLRPTFVSGPNDPAKRDFFWIERILDGKPLLIPGSGDFAFQQVYVEDVARAFANLLDFPQSRGRAFNVAAEEVFSLNEYLHALGRLLACKPELVHVDQNVFDRHSLSRHPAGDVFPFNTRRTAIFSVERIRAETNYRTTPFKEWMPVTISWFTKNFRGHSIGYERREEEVAAAQCGGLGETSLSRAGRAA
- a CDS encoding AraC family transcriptional regulator, producing the protein MSILRMTAKGLIDPETETHYAFHKSLKHITFVHCHDFFELFLITHGAVTHRINGRRQTLTEGALVFMRPDDVHCYEKIAGRDCELINLAFPRQTVRELFDYLGKGFRPNRLLAPTLPPSVILPKSETTLVKAKLEQLHTIPPTHKPEMRTQLRILLVDFFSRYFSRQRARAKKSIPDWLDWLLHEMHKKENFAPGLGVMQKLARRSPEHLSRVFKAQFGTTPTQFITELRLNYAANLLASTDETIAFIAMEVGFGNLSHFYHVFKKRFSVSPRQFRVQHKRSAIP